Within the Musa acuminata AAA Group cultivar baxijiao chromosome BXJ2-9, Cavendish_Baxijiao_AAA, whole genome shotgun sequence genome, the region atgctgttgttTAATGGCAGGAGTCTCAAACTAACAATTCTGTTTTAGCAGAAGAATGGAACAGTGCATGAATGCCCTAGATGATGCCTCCTATTGCTGATGAGATCTGGCACATTAGATCAGTTCGTTTTACTATTAAAACAAACTCTCTTTTCCATTTTTGTTTATTTAATCAGTATGCTCTTCGtgaataaaagtatttttatcTCTCGCTCTCAAGTTATCTTTAACTTCCTCCTAGACAAATATCATGCATGGGTGAATGctgaatttttattggagaggtgcCTTGTGGGAATATTGGAATATAATTGATGATGAACTCCAGAATTTTTCtaaacaagtattattatatttgcaCCCCGGGGTTGTGATCTGTTCCAGGATCCGACCGGTTGGAGGTTAGCAAAGCAAGTTGAATACGTAGTGTCATTCATTTGCCTTGTATGTCCGTATTTCTTGCTTGCTACAAGCACAGTTCTCTTTTGTATTAGAATGACAATCTTTGTACTCGGATGTTGTTTATCCAAATCTTCATAGTGTACACTGGAGATGAACCGAATCGAGTGCATCTTGCATTGCATAAGAAGCCTTGTGATGGTGTCGCTTCAATGATATGATCCTAGTAATTGATTGTTCTGGAATTTTCATGtcaagatatatttatattttaccaTGACATTAAGTCATAGTAGTTTCTCATATTCTCATTGCACTAAAGGAATGCATATGATCACAGGTGCAAAAAGCATCATCCAGTAACATTCTTTTAAATGACATCTAAAGGTGCAGGGAAAGATTCCAGCAGCTGAGCATCCATCAAGCCCTATGCGCCGCAATGCAGGTACCATCTCACACCGTTTTGTTGCTTATTGTAACCTCTCTCACACTGCTGCAACAGATGATTCCAAAGCATAATCTCTGTGTAACCTCTCTATTGTAGCCTCTCTCACACTGCTGCAACAAATGCAGGTAACCTCTCACGCCATTTTGCTGCTTATTGTAACCTCTCTCACACTGCTGCAACAGATGATTCCAAAGTATAATCTCTGTTTTGTTTTCTGTCGGTGCTTTAATAAGCATGAAGGATAAACTGATGACAGCAAGCAATCATGCATGCATCTAGTGGACTTGCTTCCACATTTTTCCAAATGATGAGGCAATGAATCAGCCGGCCACATGCATACATATAGAGTGAGAAGAACAAGAGAGAGAGTTCATCAGACATAACAGAGGCAGTTGCATCTCGTTTCACCTCATTCTACATGCACGTCTTTACATAACCATAAGCATATCTATTATGTAGATATATAGAGACGGAGGTTTGCATGTCTACTATTTCCTCAGGCATTCACGGATGACTTTAGGACAAGTTCTAAGGCCCCTGAAAGTCCAGTGTACACTGTCAGGTATGACTCGAAGGTTGCACTTTTGCATACCCAAAAGAGAACGCACCTCACGACAACCCAATGCTGCTTGATGTGCGTATCGCCGGAAACCTCCTGCAGCCCGGCGGATTATGGTACGGTGAAGTCCAGGCTTCGATCATGTTCAACGGCGTCAATGGTATGGTGAAGTAGAGCCGGTGACTCCTGCCGTTCCTTGTTTTGAGCCAGAGACCATGGCAACAACAGTCCCAACTCTCATTCTTACTACTATTCGATTCACTAGTTGTATGCAGTAGTTTTCTCTAGTTTTATATGCAGTTGTACTGTATCTGATAGAGGGGAGAACTCTTGTTCTTCTATTTGATTTAAATAGATCTATGTTTAGTTTGGaaagaaaaaaagttaattctTTTTCCCATGTTCCTATTGAataggaggaacgatcaagaAATGCTCCTCTTGTCGCAACCTCTTCCCAATTCACTTTCGTAACTCCGAAGGAAGCTTTACTTACTGGTATATAATCATTGACATGAgcaatatcaataataaatgatttGACAAGAGTTATTATAACTTAAACTCATTCTACCATCTAAGTGCTTTAACAGAACTACTAGAAAACAtattattcttgaaaaaaaaatactaaaatacATACTattcttgaagaaaaaaaaatattattatatgtcATAAACTATCTTTATTAACTTGATAATTGAGTTTGACCATAGCAAATCTTACGATAAAATTTTGTAGTCATAAAACTTGATTAATGAGCTGTTATAAAAtcagttttaatattttttataaattatcttttcAACTACTAAATATAAAGCATAAAATGAACTTTCTACTATCGAGAAAATTTACAGAATTAGCATATGAAAATACCATCATTTTAAGCTgatctaattttatatatatatatatattaagattgAATGCTGTAAAAAAATTGACATATCGATGGAATAAGCAGTATACTAAAGTAAAGGGTGATGTGCCGAAGGTTTGAACAAAGTATCGAAAGATTGGATAATATGTCGGAATAGTGTACAACTTGTCTAAAGCTTCATAAAGGTATCGCATATATAGTTGATTTGTTAAAGTCTTAATCAAGGTCATTATGGGTCAATCTGAGTTAGTATTAGATTAAAATAATATCAACTTATCAAGAAAGTCATTAGGTATGTAATTAGACCTAATTGAGCTAGTTAAAAGGTCAAAACTATGACTTAAACCAGGTGATGGTATCGCTAGGCCTACAAGTTATTATTGGATTAAAATAATGTCAACTTATCAAGAAAGTCATTATACTTGAAATTAGACCTAACTGAGAtagttgaaagatcaaaactatgGCTTAAACTAGGTTTGGTGATGGTACTACTAGGCCCAAGCGATAGTATCGCCTAAGTTAGTCGACAATCACCATTTGTGCTTTATCAGTCTTTTTGGCGATGGGGTCGCCTATGCCGACAGTAATACTAGCCTAAGCTAATGATAGTACTACCAAAGTCCAAATTTGTAATATAGTTACGATGATAGTGCTATCGAGTGCCAACAATAGCGTCACCTGTACCTCAAAATTTTAgagatttaaaattttgacttTATTCTTGAAGGCTTTTGGGTATCTAAATATCCAACTTGTTAATGGAGCATCCATTTGTGAgataataaaatgttagaaaCTCTTATTTTGAGCATAGTTTGAGTCTTTTCTTCCTCTTTAGTTTAGTTATAATTCTAAGTTGTAAGAGGTGAGAGATCTTATGTAAAAAGAGAGTGTGAGGGTTATCTTTATagcctaaaaaagaaaaaaataacaagGAATGGATGTAGATCGAAAAGATCAAAAATAATAAGGTTATCTTTACTTTCCTTTACTTATGATTTAGTTTTATTCTCTTGTAACTTTAACAGGGTCAATCGATTTTTTTAAATGTGTTGACTTATTAATTGAGTTTTAAAATTGATTCAAAttactattgcactaattcactccctctcTTAGTATCATTAAGATCTTAATAATTAGTATCAAAGTAAGATTCTCTTATTtcgattaacacctaagagagaatAAATTATGTTTTTAAGCAATCAAGAGGGATATTCTATCACACATCCTTTTATATTTAATAAGACAAATTatacatattaaaaaataaaaataaagatttttttgttttctatggattttgatttatggaatgttatcgagtttgattttaaaaaatcttctaaatTGATAGataaatggaatgatttagaaaaaaaaattctttaaatattaaagctatgaatactttattttatattttagataaaattaatttaattgagtTTGACACATATGATATATAATACACACTTAAAGTCATTCACAAATGTATAAGTAgtgtaaatgttaggatcgagagcactaagagggggggggtgaattagtgcagcggaaatcttacaacgattaaaaacgaaaggctgcgttcgttcaaaaactattatgatgcaaaagctaattctcagtttgtatctaagtgcagtttgcgtctaagcgcagattgcgtctaagcgcagttttgcgtctaagcgcagtttacgtctaaactcagatttacgtctaaacgcagttttacgtctaaacgtagatttacgtctaaacgcagatttacgtctaaacgcagttttacgtctaaacgcagatttacgtctaaactcagatttacgtctaaactcaaatttatgtctaaacgcagatttacgtctaaacgcagttttacgtctagacgcagatttacgtctaaactttgaaactcgtttgtatactcgcagaaggcagtatgcagttgaaatcaagacgtaaacgtgaactgagatctgatgattgtgcgaggaaagccgatttacgtctgaatgcagttttacgtctaaatgttgaaactcgttcgtaaaattgtagaggacagtttgcagttatcaataggatcaaaatgtaagtgtaaactgcaaagaagctcgttcgtaaaagcacggaagacagttctgcagaatcaaacgtaaacgtaaactgtaatgtatgaaaatacgaatttacgtctgaatgcagattcggaagaacagcacttagaacttgttcgtgaaagcgcagagagcagtagtaatgaaggaggtttgcagtaatgataaagtgctcgagaataaacgtaaaccagagatttagagtggttcggtcagccttgacctactccacttttggcttcctccaccgacgaggttgccgacgtcaactaggtgccttccttcaatgggcgaaggctaactgcccttttacagtttctctccttttgacaggctcaggagacaacctttacagacctttctctcctcactttacaactgaaaacttgaagaacagaaggaggaaacttaaaggctttacaacacttttgagctcttagaatcacagaaaagatcaagatttcggtgtaggtctgtatctttttagtgctgaatgggtggggtatttataggccccaacccaattcaaaattcgagctcaaaacgatcaaatcgatcaaatcccagaattctgggatcaggcggttgcacctcttgactggagaggtggcaccgcctggcagagctcgaagactgagctcaggcgattgctcctctctgccagagctcgaagactgagctcgatggttgcatcacctggcagagctcgaagactgagcttggtggttgcaccacctggcagagctcgaagtctgagctcggtggttgcatcacctggcagagctcgaaactgagctcaggctgatgcacctctctgccagagctcgaagactgagctcggtggttgcatcacctgccagagctcgagactgagctcaggctgatgcacctctctgccagagctcgaagactgagctcggtggttgcatcgcctggcagagctcgaaacttgagctctggcggtgctacctcttgacagaggaggttgcaccgcccagtctagctcgaagactgagctctgggcggttgcacctcttggctggggcggttgcacctcccagcctcgcagccctggcggttgcacctcctggctggggcggttgcacctcccaacctcacagccctggcggttgcacctcctggctggggcggttgcacctcctggtgcaatcagggtccgaatggttcgctccattcggcccaatttgaatcttttcaggggcccaatttccccaagattaagctaatgggatcacctcccattttcatgcttaatcatcatgctaactacgattaactctaagacaacttctgcagctttgctccgatgcgtcaatcgcttcttccggcgagtttccggccaacttccgtcgatcatccgataaaccctcggtgatccttctgcggacatccggcatactcctggactttgcgacgatccacttggcgagttccgacgagcttcgcttggcaagcttctggacttctcggatctgttctcgctgaacctccgacgaccgtccgaacttccgtcgaactctcgaactcccaacgtgatcatgatcttgactccggcgcaacacctgctgcttgtcttactctcatcgtagttaatcttgcacacttaaacaaaacttcgatcgagacaattaatcctaagcaattaaccaagttgtccgatatgtcattggtccctcgacgcttcgtccgattcttcggcgtatcgtcctcttctgcagcctattgcccaatcggccagttgactccgcaactccgatatccttggcacaatacccgctcttcttggcccgatgcccgattccatggcccgaagccttctgtcgatacgtcgaccgatccaccggcccgacgtccaatcttctgacatgttccttcggcacaacatgattttcctgctttaattgtctcatcctgatcgaagcatcctgcgtcactcaaaacgcagattaaatcataaacatatatcaagtagtttcatcatcaaaatacgagattcaatagtaaaagaatccaaaattaatcttttgattcataattataaattatttaaaataaaactaaGTAAATCTATTGATGATATATACACTCATTTTATGAATGTTGTCAATAAATTAAAAGCTGTTTGTAAAAactatactaatcttgaattggtgagtaaaatcttaagatctcttcctaaaagttaggatccataTAACGATAATATAAGAAGCTAAAGgcttaaataattttcttgttgaaaaattcataagatctttaatgacttatgaaataacatacaaagTATCTAACGAAGAAAAAGTGACAAATTATACCTTAATAACTTTTATTTATGAGGTATTTGACTCTCTCAAAActtctttatcataaaaaaaaaattacttgaaccattttatgatttatatgatgaactcaAAAAAGATTAGCAAGAAATATAGTTCACTAAAAAAGATCATGCATTACTTACTaatgaatttgatatattaaaaattatacatGATAAATATACAACAACTTCTTACCGCTTGAAAAGAAGTTACTTAAAAATCATatactttaaaaatataaaaaagacttAATTGTGATTAATAAGAAACTAAAATATTGTTTAGAAGAATCAAATCACAGTAATAATATGATAGAATCTTTTTGAAAGGAAAATAAGTTAacgttaaaaaattttaaaattaaaaataaatcacttGATATAATTCTTGCTAAATAAGATTGTGTCTTTAAAAAAGAATGTATTGGTAGCATATATCAAAAGTCAACTAAATTTGTAAAAGGACAACACTATATATTTCTCATAAAGTTAAATATAGTTTTTATGAAGAGCTTGATTATTATAATTACACATActctctcaaaaaaaaaaaaaagttacaaaaattattttagattcctaaaggaaccataagtgatttaaagctaaaaaataagaaagataaatcaaaggatccaaaatcaaataggtatctaaaataaatctttttttttatatagattTATCTTTAAACAAAAGCTATGAGTAAAAGATGATATTGAATGCCCAAATGTATGACCGGAGATCCTACCAATTTCTCAATTTCTCAAAGTTTTTTTGgagaataataaagaaaaaaattattaggattgaaaatatttataacaaataaaatcTCTTGATTAAAGATATACTTTTGGTAGATAACTAAAAACACAAGAAGCATAAGCCAACTTTATAATAaaggatataatattaaatttaaatctcaTACTTGCATCATAGAAATACCAAGTAATAAGAAATATATGATAGCTTTAAGATGTGATAACGTTTATACTATTTGATATTGATTTTCATAATcgaacttattttttaattttgaataacgaTGTATTACTTTGACATAGAAAACTAGGACATGTTACGATGAAATTAATTtttcaaattgaaactaaaaaacttataagagaaatatctaaaattaaatttattaaaaataaaatttacgaTGCATGCCAATTAGGAAAACATAAGGAGTAACTTCAAATCCAAAAACTAAGTACCTCTAGATCATTATAACTATTTCACATCAATTTATTTGGATCTATTAATATTATACGtctagaaaataataaatatattttattattattgataactACAGTAGATATATCTACTTGGACATTTTTTTGATACATAAAAATAACTGtttcaaatattttactaaattttataaacaaattaaaaataaaaaaatattttatgattttttctatttataatgatcatgataataaatttaaaaatcatactttttaaaaaatttatgatttgaacgagtaagatcataatttctctattctaaaaaattataaaaaattaagttattgATATAAGAGCTTATAAAAAATGATAAGAATTATACTTACTTAATGAATATAGTATACTCAAATACTTTTAAACCGAAGACATTAATATTATGCTATGTTACGAATAGAGTTATTATAAGAGTCCATCTAACTAACCAAAACAATTTAAAACTTGATTCACTTTGATTCCAAATTCTATAAAATCGGAACTAAGTATTCTGGAACAAAATATCATGCTCTATTGTATGAGCATTTATTGATCATTACTCTTAAGGGAATGCATTTAGAATTATACCACACAAAAACAACAACCATTAAACACTCTTTGGTGACATCTTAGTGAGCGGGGAAAGTATTGAATCGGTTTGGTTCCAAGATCTGTACTGAAATTGAACTAAAATAGGAGAAGATGCATGCCATGGCAGATGAACTAATAATACATGTGGTTGAGGATCTCAAAAGGTAAACAAAACAACTTGTATAGGAATACATACCATCAAGTTTATGATGTACATTATTTTCATTGTAATTTATGACTTACATCACTGCCCATTTTATTGGTGGAAACATTGCCATTCTCCTCACTTGCCACAAATGTGTGCTTGTTACCCATCTTGCATGTTTTTGCCAAGGTTATACAAAGGTAAATAGTGAACCAAATCAAATAAACTTATTGTAATCAAAAAGTAAATAGTGAATGACTGTATCTAATCTTATAAAAATATGGCCCAAAatgtataataaataaaaaaatattctactttatgaaaaatataaatcACATTGGTTTCTCACACTTTTGAAGTTTTAGACAAAGTTACAGGGTGGGTACTTTCAGAATATAAAAAATTCTATTAACATCTTACAAATGTTAAAATGCTAATGTCATCGCATTTGAGCATTTTCAATGTAAAATTCGCGTTAGAtatgatttgaatttatatttaaaaagtgCATTGAGCTATTGATTGTAAAGCAACATTTCATGaacatttcaaatatatttatttcCTAATATGTTTATAATGTACATTATTTGTTTCCAAATAAAGCACATTTCAAATATATTTCCAAATACACGCTCAAAGATGCATGCATACTCTATGAACCGATCAAATAACTTACTAAAATCTATGTATAATATTCACAGATGCATACTAAATTCGGCTACCGATTGTTAAAAATAATGAAGTTTATAATGTACATTATTTTCATTCAaagtttgaaataaaaaaaaatgatcaatCCATCATTCGCATTTATTTTAGCAATCCACCAAAATAGTTATAATTAATCCTGAtgttaaataataattaaaataacctCATATATTTCTATACAATTTCACCAATCTGAGTAACTCAAATTTCAAGAATGATTTGATTACTAATCAACACATAGGCTGTATCCGTATGAATCTGTCGAAGATTTCGGTGATCTACACTGTCCCCTTTAATGAATATGTCAATTATAGAAGGTTTTAAGCAGTCGACAAGTATTTAAGGAATCAAATCACTGCTTATAGTAATTTCTCATGGCCTTTCCACTTTCTGTCGTGTGTAAAAGTGGCGTATATGGTCAACAACGCCGTCATATATACGGCAAAATGTTGTCATATAAAAGAAAGAACAAATGTGGATAAGCGATCAGCTGTAAATTCTTCCCTTGTATTCATCTGCCCCCTTATCCCTATAAACATGCATTTATCTGCTTGACAGTGACATCTCACGCAGACTCGTGTAAGGATTTTGTACGATGGTGAGTCGAGGAAGTTGGATGTTGAGTTTGTGTTCTTGTCGTTTCCCTGCGGGACTCATGAGCTTTCTACCGTCGTTGTTTGCAGGGACTCGTAAGCGTTCTCACACTCTCGGTTCTTGTTTCTTGGTCCATCGGGGGAGTGACAGCCGCAACTTACAGCGTGGTAGACCATGGAGCCAAGGGAGATGGCAACACCGATGACACCCAAGTATAATAATATACAGTGGAGATGCATCTATAGTTATCTCAATTTACAGGCACAAATAGAGAGAGCTTTACATGTCTGTTGCTTCCTCAGGCATTCACGTACGCTTGGAATGCGGTGTGCAGTGATGCCGCAGCTCCAACCTTCCTCGTCCCTTCAGGAATGACGTTCCTGTTAGGGCAGGTCGTCTTCCAAGGCCCCTGCAAGTCCAACGTCCATGTCGAGGTACACTTCCCTCCCACTCGAATGCCACACGCACGGAAGAGAGGAGCTCATTGCTGCTCGTGTGCAGATTTCTGGAAATATTCTGCGGCCAAGCGGGTTATGGTCAGGAGGCGTGGTGAGTTGGATCGTGTTCAACAACGTCAACGGGCTCTCCATCGCCAGCACCGGCGTGATCGACGGCCAGGGATCGGCCTACTGGACCTGCAGAAACAATTACGTAAGCTTTTTGCCCCTCTGATGAAGCAGCTTCTCTCACCTTTCCTGCGCTCACTCCATCTGCTTTCTTTGACTGCAGCAATGCAATGACGCTCCCAGCGTAAGTGTCGTGGTGGATATACTTTGAatggatatatacatatatatatatatatatatggaaaaatGAACTAAATGGAAGGAGTGCCGATTTGGATGTAGGCGTTGACTGTGCTCAACGCCAACGGGTCGAGGTTGAGTGGATTGAAGGTCATCAACAGTCCAAGCAAGCACCTCATCGTGGGGTGGAGCGTGGGAGTCACCATTGATGGGATCAACGTAACAGCCCCCGGGGACAGCCCCAACACGGATGGGGTGTTCATCCAGCAGAGCCAGCATGTGTCTCTCTCGAACTCCATCATCGGCACAGGTGATGACTGCTTCCACCCCTCGGTCTCGTAGAAGAAGAACCTGTAGGCGAAGAGCGTAGTTCTTTCTAATGAATGGAATTGGTTGCAGGAGACGACTGCGTGGCGATTGGCAATGGAACCTTGGATGTTAATGTCACCGGAATAACCTGCGGTCCTGGACACGGAATAAGGTTTGCCTTGAGAGAAAGCTTTGATTTCTCTCAGCCTAATCCTTGGAAATAAACTGATCGACATCTTCTAGATTTGGAAATTCCCCTCTAAATGTCTGATTTAAATGTTGTTGTTGTTTCCATGATTCTAGTATTGGCAGCCTGGGCAGTGAAAACTCTGAAGCACAAGTGGAACAAATTCATGTATCTAACTCAAGGATATTCAACGCCACCAATGGATTAAGAATCAAGACATGGCAGGTGAACGTTCTCTTCTCTCTGTTCTTCTATCTCTCATACTTTGAGTTTGTTTTCGGATGcattaccatcctttttcttggtATGACAGGGAGGATCTGGTTATGCAAAGAATATATCATTTGAGGCGATCAACCTCGCCGCCGTAGACAATCCTATACTCATAGATCAATATTATTGCCCGAGGGGAGATTGTGCTCTCAACCAGGTGAACCAAAATTATATGATTTTTGATGCAAGAGAAATCAAATTTTggttttatatggcttgaaaaatgCTAGACGTATACATTTAATTGTATAATTGCCTTAAGATCTTTCGAGAAAATTAAAATAGATATTTCATACTTTTAAGCTACTAACGTTTTTATTCCACATTGTTTCGATGCGATGGGGAAGTCGTCGAGTCTTCAAGTGAGTAATGTGCGCTACAGTGACATATCAGGAACAACAACCGGGAAGATAGCCATTACTCTCAACTGCAGTCAAAGCGTGATTTGTACAGACATCAGCTTGCAGAACATCAACATCCAATCTGCAGATGCTGGAGGAACAGTAGTGGCTAACTGTACCAATGTCCAGGGAACAGCAGTGGGCATTGTTAAGCCTACAGTTCCTTGCTTAAACTAGAGATCTTTGCAGCAATAATCCCAAAGGGATGATTTCCACGTTTTCTAAGCATTAGGTTAATGTTGTTATGAAGGTTTTTGCTATTCGATAATTCAAAATCAAGTCATCAAGCTCCATGGTGTGCAAATATCAAGTTATTGGAGTTATGAAGGTTTTTGCTATTCAATGATTCACAATCAATGTATGTGCAAATAACCCAGATGTCAATAAAAAGAAACTGAAAATAACCTTAGCATGAATGAAAATTTATACTTTCTGAAATGACAAAGCAATGATACATTCATGAGAGTCAATAGACTTCACGGAAGCATAATTTACCTCACTTAAGACAGATCTATcatcatgatgataaaaccttttGGAAGTGCATGAACTTCTCAAGGGAAATGAAAATAAGTGACATCTCATGCTTAACTAACAGCAAGGATGTAGCATAAAGAAAGTTATAAGTTTCCACATCATTGATATGTCAATCCAAATTATTCTACTGATCTGAAACCATAGCTCAAAGATACAACAGTTGACATCTTCCATGCACTGATGATGATCACTACCAGCAAAGAAAAGGTAACATGACAACCTTGACATCAAACTACAAACTTAGCCAACTCATAAGCCCACATAGTCCACCATACCAGCACAAATTATGGCATTTACACCAGAGACAATATGCAAACCTTTTCCAATCATCACCATATAGTTCTCGAGGTTGCGTCCGTTCATAGCAAGATAGGACACCGAGCAGCAGCCAACTTGAAATGAAAGGGAAAGCGTGATTTAAGGAATTGTGCCCAACTGCCTAGATTTTGTCAAGCTTTTCAGCTTTAACCACAGGGTTCGCTTTGGCAATGGCATTCCTAGCTGATGTTTGGTAATCGAATGGACAGTCGTGCTTGTCAGAATAGCGGTGCACCGAACAGAAAAGATCCCCACAGCGACATCTAAATCCGGTCAGACCGACCCGCTTCCTACAAGTGTTGCATCTATTTGGACCCTCTGCCTTTGCCTCTCTGATATCACTTGAGCCTGATTCATCAGATACTTGTGCCAATAAAGACTTGGCTTCCAGATAGCCAGTTCCTACATCTGCATTACCAGTAATAACTGGGCCTTTTCCACTCACAAGGTTGCCAATGGAGGACGCATCGAGCTTGGCCTGCTCCTGCTTCAACATCATATCCTTGTGACACTTGGAGCACATGTTCATGGTCGCCGCACTTCCAAAGAAACCGCAGTTGTTGATGCAGAGGATGGGACCTTCAGGGGCTTGGCATTTGGTCTTATCGTGCTCCATTTCCGACTCCCCTGAACCATGATAACCACAACAAAGTAAGCTAAGACAATTCATCAGGGAATAATAGTCCAAGCTACTCATCTAAGCGCTTAACATCCGATCCCTTTCTAGCTAAAACATTTCCACGGTGGACAAA harbors:
- the LOC103998962 gene encoding polygalacturonase ADPG1-like translates to MVNNAVIYTAKCCHIKERTNVDKRSAGLVSVLTLSVLVSWSIGGVTAATYSVVDHGAKGDGNTDDTQAFTYAWNAVCSDAAAPTFLVPSGMTFLLGQVVFQGPCKSNVHVEISGNILRPSGLWSGGVVSWIVFNNVNGLSIASTGVIDGQGSAYWTCRNNYQCNDAPSALTVLNANGSRLSGLKVINSPSKHLIVGWSVGVTIDGINVTAPGDSPNTDGVFIQQSQHVSLSNSIIGTGDDCVAIGNGTLDVNVTGITCGPGHGISIGSLGSENSEAQVEQIHVSNSRIFNATNGLRIKTWQGGSGYAKNISFEAINLAAVDNPILIDQYYCPRGDCALNQSSSLQVSNVRYSDISGTTTGKIAITLNCSQSVICTDISLQNINIQSADAGGTVVANCTNVQGTAVGIVKPTVPCLN
- the LOC135623485 gene encoding zinc finger A20 and AN1 domain-containing stress-associated protein 8-like, giving the protein MEHDKTKCQAPEGPILCINNCGFFGSAATMNMCSKCHKDMMLKQEQAKLDASSIGNLVSGKGPVITGNADVGTGYLEAKSLLAQVSDESGSSDIREAKAEGPNRCNTCRKRVGLTGFRCRCGDLFCSVHRYSDKHDCPFDYQTSARNAIAKANPVVKAEKLDKI